One genomic region from Accipiter gentilis chromosome Z, bAccGen1.1, whole genome shotgun sequence encodes:
- the LYSMD3 gene encoding lysM and putative peptidoglycan-binding domain-containing protein 3, whose protein sequence is MAGRGAGCGPQPPSVAQPAVGGHLSPFVSAAGAESEGPEEEEEEGGGEVSELRPRGREKVRRSASRDRLDDIVLLTKDIQEGDTLNAIALQYCCSVADIKRVNNLINDQDFFALRSIKIPVKKFSLLTETHVSAKGRPVLRPAHCCPEMQEMSPDKFSANETAGNFLKEVDRDIEEIVKCNDTKRENLNEVVSALAAQQICFETDGKTKKCKDPYYGADWGIGWWTAVVIMLIIGIVTPVFYLLYYEVLVKADVSHHSTMESSHLFVTAASHQKHIENGINLANIMNVDNQGDLQP, encoded by the exons ATGGCCGGCAGAGGCGCCGGCTGCGGCCCGCAGCCGCCGTCCGTAGCCCAGCCGGCGGTCGGCGGTCACCTGTCCCCTTTCGTGAGCGCGGCGGGGGCGGAGAGCGAggggccggaggaggaggaggaggaggggggcggcgagGTGTCGGAGCTGCGGCcgaggggcagggagaaggtgcGGAGGAGCGCGTCGAGGGACAGGCTGGATGATATCGTCCTGCTCACGAAGGACATCCAGGAAGGGGACACGCTGAACGCCATCGCGCTTCAGTATTGCTGCTCG gttGCAGACATCAAGAGAGTTAACAATCTTATCAACGATCAAGATTTTTTTGCCCTGAGGTCTATCAAAATTCCAGTGAAAAAGTTCAGCCTATTGACCGAAACACATGTCTCTGCAAAAGGAAGACCAGTCCTTCGGCCTGCTCACTGTTGCCCAGAAATGCAGGAAATGTCACCTGATAAATTCTCTGCTAATGAGACTGCTGGCAACTTCTTAAAAGAAGTAGATCGAGATATAGAAGAAATAGTGAAGTGTAATGACACAAAGAGAGAGAATCTTAATGAAGTTGTTTCTGCCTTAGCAGCCCAACAGATCTGTTTTGAAACTGATGGTAAAACTAAAAAATGCAAGGATCCTTACTATGGAGCAGATTGGGGTATAGGATGGTGGACAGCTGTAGTGATTATGTTGATTATTGGCATAGTAACTCCAGTTTTCTATCTCCTGTATTATGAAGTTCTAGTGAAAGCAGATGTCAGTCACCATTCTACAATGGAATCTTCCCATTTGTTTGTCACAGCAGCATCGCATCAGAAACACATAGAAAATGGAATAAATCTGGCAAATATTATGAATGTTGATAATCAAGGAGACCTTCAGCCTTAA